In the Gorilla gorilla gorilla isolate KB3781 chromosome 1, NHGRI_mGorGor1-v2.1_pri, whole genome shotgun sequence genome, TAAGTCTATTTTCTTTGTCAGTTACTATCTAAAGAAAGattttctaccaaaaattcaGATGTGAATTCATTTGCagtttttattgttataaaaagGATTCTGAGCCaaagtaaaactttatttgctcTTTTCTTGAAATGAAAAACTTCCACTCTGATagagtgcacacacacagatacagacacatacacacacacacacacacatatacaccaccCCGTCTTAATATATTGAATTTAAATGCTGAGATGTCAAGCAACAGAAGTAACTAGAAAGGCAGGAAAACTCAgcagtgtagatttctccttttaaagtaaaagatgattttgaaaaaaataaaaatttaaaaataatacagattatAGTAGAACAGAGAatatattccagaaaaaaatagcagatgagaaaactcataaacaaaagaagaattaaataaaCCATGCCATAATTTATTAGGTATTTAATTCGTGTCTGTTATGTGCCCAGTATTGTTTGCAGCTGCTGCGGATTGTTTAGAATACATTGCTATGCCCCCTGCCTCAAAGAAAGAATGTAAGTAAGGTTATGAGGCATCCACATAGGCAAATTGGTTATAAAGTAATACAAGATATTACCTAATCTGTTCCCATACATGCATGATTTTAAAGTTCCTAAGGGCTATGAAGAGAATGAGCATCTGTATGGACTCTAGTAGGCAGGGAAGGTTTATTGGAGAACGAGGGACATGACAGGGATTTGAATATGAAAAACAATGGGCAaaacaaatatatgaagcaaCCTGAAAAAAGATGTAAAAGCAGTACTAGTGTTGAGGACAAGATTAGaggatttttttatttaacaaaattctCATGTAAGTCACAGAAAAAGAAGCTAATGATTTAGGGAGACACTGAAATTTGTTTGGTTCATAAAACTGTGATTGAAATTAAGCAACATCCTCTTGACCTTCCTTGCCTTTGAGTGTTTTCATCAATCATATCGTTGATTTGCCTACTTTCCtaccccctttttcctttttttcttatctcCCTAATATTAGGATTAAAGAGAATAAAGCTCATATTGTAAAATTTGATAATTCAAAAACTTGGATAATTAAAATTGGATTATTCCAGAAAAGTCAGAAATGTTCAAATAAGTTTTACTTGAACAAGCAGTGTGGAACTATGCTTTCATCCCTTGGAAAAAGTATATGAGCAGATCATCTTCTCACAAGGTAAAGAATGGGTGCCATAAAATGTGGTAAGTAGAAAGTGGATTTGAAGTTAGAAGACTTGAATTCTGATACTGGATCTACCACTTGAGCATAGTATTTAATTTTTGACATTCTAATCAAGTCAAAATATTTCAGCACATGATAAATCACAAACTATGTTATATTCTAGGgactcattttttaattaaaaaagttatTCCTGCATGTGAGAAGCTTATAATCTATAAAGAGTGCCAAATATATAAAGAGATATGTTCAATGCAACATGTTAAATGCAAGGATGAGGATGTTCATGGGTTACTCTGCCCAGGAGAGGGCACTTAGTACACTTGCCTTACCTGTGAGATAGCAACAGACACTTTTGCTATCTACCAGGATGTTAGAGTCCAAATGAAGTAGCTTACATGAAAGCATCTTATTTTCTGCAAGgtctgaaacaaaggaaaaagctgTTGTAGCAGGTGTGTGGAACTACCTAAGCAAATAAACCACAACAGAGATGATGAACAATGAACAAACTCAAGTGTGTCATGTCAAACAACTCCTAACATCTTATAGCCATTAAAGTAGCCAACAAGTTGGGAGATGTTGAGTTGTGCAAATATTACATCTGGTTTCTCCTGAATCTCTGAAGCTGATTCTGAAAGTAAAAATGATTAGGGCTCTGGGAGGAGGAATAACCTAGACTATAAAATAATGGGAAGTTCCTGAGATAGGCTCTTCTCTTTCCATTTAGCACTTTCTGGCTATTTTATTTGCAAGAGATTCAAGATGTGTTCACgttatttcctctcctttcttcaaTAGAGAGAAGACTTAACCTAAGTCTTCCTGCTCCACCCCTATCCCTAGTGATCATCAATCTATTTTGTTTCATAGACAGATACGTCATAACCTTGTGACCCAGGTTTTACACTTGGGTCCCTTCACAGTTCCAGAAACATACAGAACAAGTGTCATAGAATCATGAAAGAGAATTCAAAGGCTATAGACTCCTTAGATAAAAAAGGGCAGATTTATTAAAGAACCCTGATTTAATCATCCCACAATGTATGCATGTATCCAAACATCACATAATACCCCATAAATAGGTATAATTATTAGTtgctaataaaaagtaaattaaaaagaaaataatttttaatgtaaaagtgACAGTTCTTTCCTTAACtgtgcatatttaaatttttgctcaattttaaaaaaagaatctcaagGATAAGAACACTTGAGTCAAATGCAGGGAAACTCTTTCCTGATTTAAGGATCCAGGCTCTTCTAGTGTTCAAGTATCAAACCAGGATATTTGCCTCTCAACTCCTTAACTGCATAAGCAGCTGACACATAGATTGGAGTTACTATGTGTTAAGTGCTGTTTCAAGTACTTTACTGATACCATCTAAGTTCTTACAACAATCCTATATAATATgttctattattatttatgtcTTACAAATGGCAAAAATTGTCACACTGAAGTTCATAGCTCTAAGTGGCAAAGGCAAGTTTCAAACTCTAGCATTCTTGTTCCTGAGTTCAGGCTCTGAGGCACAGTGTTTTAATGCCTTTACAATAATGCTAATTAAATGGATTGTGATATTAGGAAAAGAAACCAAATTACTAGGATAGAATATACATCCAAGGACCAAATACATACAgtacaacaaaaataatttaaatgttctaTTCCATATTAAAGGTAATGTTCTTCTTAAACTGAGAGAATTTTTTCACTTTGTCAAATAGTTGGATCCTTTTAACTTTGGGgtatttatatactgtagataatcATTTCTCTGTTACTTCAGATTAATATTTTTTTGGAAAAATCATTAAAGAGGCATCTATATCTAGATAGACTAAGAGAAAGAGATGTTAACATTATGAATCTGACAAAAGGCTTAAAGTGAAGGCGTTGGGAAAATGTTCTTATTACAAAGAGAGTTATCATTTTGTCTCTTTCAAACACATTCACAGAAAGAAGTTCTTCAGATGCGAGGTTTCAACAAAACCACTGTGGTTACACAATTCATCCTGGTGGGtttctccagcctgggggagctcCAGCTGCTGCTTTTTGTCATCTTTCTTCTCCTATACTTGACAATCCTGGTGGCCAATGTGACCATCATGGCCGTTATTCGCTTCAGCTGGATTCTCCACACTCCCATGTATGGCTTTCTAttcatcctttcattttctgaatcCTGCTACACTTTTGTCATCATCCCTCAGCTGCTGGTCCACCTGGTCTCAGACACCAAGACCATCTCCTTCATGGCCTGTGCCACCCAGCTGTTCTTTTTCCTTGGCTTTGCTTGCACCAACTGCCTCCTCATTGCTGTGATGGGACATGATCGCTGTGTAGCAATTTGTCACCCTCTGAGGTACACACTCATCATGAACAAAAGGCTGGGGTTGGAGTTGATTTCTCTCTCAGGAGCCACAGGTTTCTTTATTGCTTTGGTGGCCACCAACCTCATTTGTGACATGCCTTTTTGTGGCCCCAACAGGTTTAACCACTATTTCTGTGACATGGCACCTGTTATCAAGTTAGCCTGCACTGACACCCATGTGAAAGAGCTGGCTTTATTTAGCCTCAGCGTCCTGGTAATTATGGTGCCTTTTCTGTTAATTCTCATATCCTATGGCTTCATAGTTAACACCATCCTGAAGATCCCCTCAGCTGAGGGCAAGAAGAAGGCCTTTGCCACCTGTGCCTCACATCTCACCGTGGTCTTTGTCCACTATGGCTGTGCCTCTATCATCTATCTGCGGCCCAAGTCCAAGTCTGCCTCAGACAAGGATCAGTTGGTGGCAGTGACCTACACAGTGGTTACTCCCTTACTTAATCCTCTTGTCTACAGTCTGAGGAACAAAGAGGTAAAAACTGCATTGAAAAGAGTTCTTGGAATGCCTGTGGCAACCAAGATGAgctaacaaaaaataataataaaattaactagGATAGTCACAGAAGAAGTGAAAGGCATAAAATTTTCTGTCCTTTAATGCATGTCTCAGACAGTGTTTCCAAGGATTAAGACTActgttgcctttttattttctcctattccaaaaagaaaaaaaaatgcaagtcaaTCTACACTCTATGTTGTCCAAtgtctagttaaaaaaaaagaaatcacacctggcaaaaagagaaaagcatgagAGTTTTTCAAGGAAAGACACAACCAAAACAAATATAAGGACAAGAATTGCTTTTCCAGTTGGAGAGACAGAACAGAGTCTGAAGTGGCTGGGAGCATTTTTATCCGGGACACAGGCATTCATCTAGTAATACATTCATCTGTGTACCAAGTCCCATTCAAagagcaaaaattaaaatgaacaaatgtaTAGTTTATGGGGGTTGGGACCGGTTAGGTGAAAAGATGaacactgaaaaaaatatgaTAATGCAAGATAATCAGATCagttaaaagaatataaataaaagttatgAGAATCAAAGGAACGAGTATTTATTCcatctgaaagagaaaaagatttaGAATAAGTGGGatgaaaagaagggagagaaaatttAAACTGGGCCTTAAATGGAGAACAAGATATTAATACTAAGAAACTGGGTTTTACAGTGACAAAAATGTTAGTCGATATTATCAGAATTGTTGATAATTCTagatttttattatgttaatcataagttaaacattatttttatttatagttcttgttttgttttcacttagctatatgtttaagtctttcagatcatgtaattttatttaataatagactaaaaataaacaataatgacATCCTCATGCTTGATGATCAAATAGAACACAGTGCTCTGAAGAGgcaaaaatggccataatatCTATGATGATCATAGTGTAATACTTATAAGAACCTAACATTTTATTGATTACAATaatataatttgaattataaacacTGATCAGGACTGATTTTAAATCTAAACTATCATTTTCAAGCTACATAATTtaagaaatgttatttaaaatattaaaaccgaTGAGCCTTGAATTTTTTCATCTGGGCAACTAAGATTTCTTTTTGAGTAAATACGTGAACTATCTCATTCTCACAGTGCTTGGATTCTAGTTGAGGAAGTCAATTACTGTTAATGAGATCCTTGTTCTGCCCAGAGACTAATCCATACTAGAATTAAAATGTGCTGATTTGTTAAAATTATGTTACATCTCATAAATGAAAAGCTGAAATATCATTATTTGTATGACTGtaaaaattacatgtaaatttcttttgagacagggtttcactcccgtcacccaggctggagtgcagtggctccatcttggctcactgcagcctccacctcccgaattcaagctattctcgagcttcagcctcccgagtagctgggaccacaggcgcccaccaccatgcccggctaatttttgtgttttttgtagagacggggtttcaccatgttggctaggctggtttcaaactcctgtcctcaagagatctgcctgcctcaccctcccaaagcgctggaattacaggagtgagccaccgcccctggccaaaatatttttatataacaaacTAAACAGCAGGCTCTCTTCCCTCTGTATAGCACCCTGACTGATTTTCATGGCACAATGAACACTTAATGTTTAATAGATTACTTTCTATTGTGCCTGCATATTTCTGCCCCTACAagttggggtgggggttgggggttgggggtttTGCTCAAAACCACTTCTAACAGTtgtatttattattctatttattctaCTTGGAAAATGTAATTTTGTACTATGTAAACCAATAAAGTATGATTGCAAAAAAATCATCTGTTTTTAATACAGCCAGGTGAGTATTTTGGAAAGACtaaatatgaggaagaaaataaaatcaaaaattctagaagtcTTATTCATTTGGATTTGCAAGTGTCTCTAAGTTGCTGCTTATATTTAAATTCACCAAAATGAATGTAATGCATTAGGAGTGGGCTTATGCTAGAGGTACTCTGAAGAACTCTGATCAAGTAGTCTAACACTCAAAGTAAAAGCTTTATCCTTACATGAATATACTcacaaatatatgcattttaagtGGTTCgagttaaaataaaacattttagtatatgagtcatcttttttgttttcaactcTGTCGGACTTTGGATTAATCAACCAATTATCTGGTCCTGTTGGGCAGATGTGAGGattctattgtttatttttaactatgTAAAAAAGTATCTTTCTGTAGATGAGAATAGAAATGTAACATGCAAAAGGAAGTGTGCTGATATTGTGGGTGTATGGTTTATTagttttcatttaaaactaaGTCCATATGATTTTATAAACTGTTCTACAATTTAAGAAAGATGTGTATGCAGTTACAACTCTTGTTTGTCCAAGTTATTCCTCAACCCCCCACATGCCTTGTTAGCAAGAAATTCACTATTTCCTTCTTGAGGCATTCTATCCTGAATTTTTTGGAAACCCTGTGGATTTACACATTTAAAAGGGGAATCAGAGTGGTTTCCATACCAAAGACAAGAGACAGCTGGTTCACTATATGCTGCTGTCCCTCCTGCCATCCACAGTATCATCAGTAGGATTGTTCCTACATGGCTGACAGGCAGTGCTGGTTTTCTCACTCATCACAATGGGCTTCCCAACAGGCATGGTTCTTTGAGGGATATTAATTTCTCCCAGGTAAGTGTGAGACTCTCTCACACttgttctctccagtttttaactATGCCCCCCTttaattcccattcacaattctgTATGAACCACCAGCTTTCCTCAGGAACACTGAGTCAGAATTTGTTCTGTTGTGTAAGCATTTCAGACCCCGAGTTTCCATCACTCTTTTCTCCATGGAGATAAGTGTCTACTACACAAGAGCTGCTCCTTTCAAACACTCAGAAGACAATCTGATCATAACATtatgtgtacatgtatcaaaacattacaCTGTATCCACTAAATATGTAcaagaaaaaagttgaaagatCTAATTACCCTTTTTCTTCCCCAAAACAATGGGACAAATCACTTGTAAggcaaatatacacttgcaactTTAGGGTCTCCTCTATATACCTTTTCAAGTGTGTCTACCTACCTGTGAAAATTGCTTCTGGTGatttgaaggtgattttctcactagaaaaatggaaaaattaaagaaaaaaaattgaaattagaaCTGGCAGTATACTTCCTCTAGCAGGGTATTCCATAGCAGCTGTTATCTTTTCAgtaataaacaatgaaaatataagCTTGAAAAGGAAGATTACTTGAAGTGTTCCATAAAATGTTACATTTCACTAGAgcgtttatatatgtgtatatatatatattttttttttttttgacggagtctctctctgtcacccaggctggagtgcagtggcacgatctccgctcactgcaagctccgcctcccaggttcactccattctcctgcctcagcctcccgagtagctgggactacaggcgcccaccaccacacctggctaattttttgtatttttagtagagacggggttgcactgtgtgagccaggatggtctcgatagaGCGTTAATTTTAaggaaaacaatttatatttgcTGTCTCCATTAAGTAACCTAGGAAAGTACCTATTTCATGTCTCAAAAGAGGAAGTCAtagttttctttcacttttaatgATGTGAATATCACATTTTTATCGTGGAGAAAGAAAAGCTCTCTTGAAAGAAGAGAttgtaagattttttatttttttgcccattgtttttctaaaatcatacattaatataaatgttaaataattaattattttttataaatgtagGTGTGTGTTTTAACAAACAGTTCAAAATGTAAATGGTTCTTTtgagttttttattatttcaaaactaaatttgcttatttttttaaattattccctTTGTATTATATAGTTAATTATTTCTGCAACtaataaagaactaaaagaaactgaataataaagaaaaatatttttcatactaCAATACTGATGTCAGATTAAAATTCTGGCTCTTTtagcaagtatttatttttatttaagaaaaagcttctgatactactcagccataaaaagaaagaaaataatggcatttgcagcaacctggatggagttggagaccattattctaagtaaagtaactcaggaatggaaaaccaaacatcatatgttctcacttacaagtgggagttaagctatgaggTTGCAAAGGCataatgatacaatggacttttggGACTGGAGGGGAAGGTTGGGAGGGGGTGAggtataaaagactacacactgggtacagtgttcactgctcaggtgatgggtgcaccaaaatctcagaaatcaccactgaagaacttaatcatgtaaccaaacaccacctgttccccaaaaaccattgaaataaaaattttaaaaatgtttttaaaaagtttctggcTTACTACTTACTGGTCCTGGGTAGAAACTAAGTGACCAGACAACACTATCAGATATTTGACATGTATAACGACAAAACTGGGTATAATCAGCAACTTTTAATGAATTGGAAGAAGTATATATGTGACTGAGGTAAAGAAAAAATACCCAAATACACAAGTATATGATATGTGCACATAGTTTCCAATCCCAGAacgcatattttttaaaaatcatactccTACTCTTCTTTCAGTCTGCAACTATGGCATTTAAGGGAGTTTTTCCATGAACGTATGACTCGGCATGAAAACTCCGAAGCCTGGTTTCCAGCTAGTTCTGCTTGATATAGCAATACCAAGAAGAAGTAGACTCTGTGGTCAGTCAGAGATGGACCTGAACCATCAGGGGGCAGCCCTCCAGGCAGAACATGTGTTTTCTCACTTTATCTGTGTGAAGAGACATCCAAGGATGAGGTTTACAACAAATCCTGGAAAGTTGCTTTAGTCTTGCCATATTCTGACAAACCTAGGACAAAAGTCAGACCGTTGGAAAAAGGATATTTGGGGGAAGAAATAGATAGAAAAACCTCTAAGGATAATCCTTGAATATGATTGTATCTATATAAACGTTCATCAGTAAgaccccaaaacacacacaatcTTAATAATCCAGTAGATGCGGTAACCTACTTTCAGATCATCAGTCATCACTCTTCGCAGACTACCTAGTGTGGATTAATGGGACGATGGACAAAGGCTATGTTGGCAGTGGGGAAAGCTATCTGTATACTCAGCAAGATTTATTTGCCTCATAAAAGCTCACCTGGCTACTGCTCACTGCTAGATGACAACAATACTTATTAACCctgatattttgtgtttttttcagtTTGGTGCAACTCTGTCTTACATTTGCTGAAATGACCTATTGAGAACTCAGTATGTTGTTAACTTCAATAAAACATCTTGAAACCGAAGTATGCCATCAATTGTGGAAGAAACATTTAATATGAAACAGTAATTGATATATGGTGGGCTTCTGGGAACCCTAGGAGTGAGGTAGAGTGTTCAACTCTCAACCGTTAATGTCTAAttttactcaaaatattttcttctcaacCATTTCTCTCTGCCCTAACCCAATTCTTTATTGGCCTACAGAATTTGGAGCCCAAAGAAAGAGCACTTCCTCAAAAGCAGTCATTGGATCAATGAGACCACTGGTCATTTCAGGTTTCCCAACCTATTGAACAACCAAGAAAATAAGGGAATATGGTGTCACTTAGGGTGGCTTATCTGAGCATCAGATAGAAATTAGGTTACACTTATATTATTAAGATGAGAAGAAGAGATAGAATGTTGAGAATCTTTTTGCAGGCCTTACTGCACTACCCTGCCTAGAGATAAAAGAAGACACCCACAATCTCATCAAGGCAGTTTCTCCAAGAAGTCTGACTTGTCTGGAATAAATATTTACACCAAATGCCAATCAACTACTAAGctaaatgaagttaaaaaaatggCAAGAGCAAATGAGTAGATTAAGCGTAAGTAAACAGCAATTATATCACCATAATCCATGGAAGAACTGAGGATTATAACCCCTAACGgcatttccagtttttaaaatttttctctttaaatttcttcaaaaattCATGTTATTTAACAGTATGATGGTGGTACTTAAATTTTCCACCTAGTCCAAAGACTGTGTAATTCTGAGATGGTACTATGACAAGACTAAAGCACATGAACATCATGCAGAGGTCCTTCCTATGGCTAATTTGTGACTTTAGGTAGTCTCCTTTTAGGAGCagtaaatacatttcattttattttatgatgcTTAATCCAAGAGTCATTCTCTATTCACATCTTTTTCCTAACTTTGAAGTATCGTAGATTACTGCAACTGCCTCCTAACTGGTCACTCTGCTGCCACCTTTATCCCCACAGATGACTCTCTGAATCCATctgctcctcctctctccctccatctctccattAGAACCACAGTCTCCTCGGACTCCCTAAAACCCCAGGCATGCTCTAGGCTTCAAGCCTTTGAACTGAGTATTCTTTCCCAGTTATGTGTGCAACTGCTAACTTGCTCACCTCTTTCATGTCTTGGCTTAAATGTCCCCTTCTTAATGAAGCCTTCCTGAATACCCTATCTAAAATCATCACTCCTAACACCTCTACTCTTTTACCTCAATCCACTTTTTTTTATAGTACATATTACCtctaatatatgatataatttacTGATTTatcctgtttaattttttctttctgtgcactAGAATATAAACTCCTTAAAGGCAGGATTCTGTGCCTTTGTTCACGAATGTATCCCTTGACTAGAAAAGTGGCTAACACACAGTAGgtgtttatttaataatattttattagattaaGAATGGACATTTTGGGAACTATATAAAGGAAGAGATCTGTCTGTGTATTCAAACACATGTACATTGCTGTAAAGCCCAGCAGTACAATTTAATGGAGATCTACTATTTTCATTTTGTCAGTATCCCTCTTTCAGGGAACATTCTTTTCCTGACTCCATGAAAACCAACTGGGGAAACAAATTACAGGAAATCATTATTTTGACCACAAGTTTGGGCTTGTGACCCCAGCAGAGCAAATCCTTTTCTCTTACCCAGGATTTAAAATCTTGAGTAGAGACAGAGAGGGCTGGAAATCATCCAGTGATAATTCCCTAAGTAGATAACTAATAAGATGCTACAGCTAAGATACTCTGGAGTTGTTCTGTTTCCCTCACAAGGCCTGGCTACTGAGAGTTCTTTCTTCAAAACTTTCAAAAATCTTCACTTTTACTTACACAATCAAATTTGAAGAACTTTAAAGAGTCTGAGATTTAGCACTTGTTGCAAGCCTACAGAGTTACGTCTGCTTCAATGTCATGGATGCCAGTAgaagactcctgggttcaagacaaAGGACAGCTTATTACTCACAGTAATAGTGGTAGCCAGACTATCAAAATTTGTGCTGAGCATCAGTTCCCACAGAAAAATGTGAAGAGGGCTGGAACATCTGCACATATAGTGATGTATATTACAGGACAGGAACCCAGAG is a window encoding:
- the OR10T2 gene encoding olfactory receptor 10T2, which codes for MRGFNKTTVVTQFILVGFSSLGELQLLLFVIFLLLYLTILVANVTIMAVIRFSWILHTPMYGFLFILSFSESCYTFVIIPQLLVHLVSDTKTISFMACATQLFFFLGFACTNCLLIAVMGHDRCVAICHPLRYTLIMNKRLGLELISLSGATGFFIALVATNLICDMPFCGPNRFNHYFCDMAPVIKLACTDTHVKELALFSLSVLVIMVPFLLILISYGFIVNTILKIPSAEGKKKAFATCASHLTVVFVHYGCASIIYLRPKSKSASDKDQLVAVTYTVVTPLLNPLVYSLRNKEVKTALKRVLGMPVATKMS